The following proteins are co-located in the Anoplopoma fimbria isolate UVic2021 breed Golden Eagle Sablefish chromosome 18, Afim_UVic_2022, whole genome shotgun sequence genome:
- the mrpl19 gene encoding 39S ribosomal protein L19, mitochondrial produces MAACAKGLDKFMFSLRLLRNLRLQNERSISTSLCRFEGPPKFAPPPKPVIIDKTQTVASLRKFLSPEFTPPRQRTDPFKFTIERKDMIRRRNVLNIPEFYVGSILAVTMADPNASGKINRFVGICIQRGGKGLGATMVLRNIIDNQGVEICYELYSPRIQQIDVLKLEKRLDDNLMYLRDAYSDYSTVDPDMKPVPFSPTGEVPVNKIKVRMRPKPWSKRWERPKFNIQGIRFDLALTPEKMEHAQKWAQPWLEYDMLKEYDTSQLEEQILSEVQREMGK; encoded by the exons ATGGCAGCCTGTGCGAAAGGGCTCGACAAGTTTATGTTTTCACTGAGGTTATTACGAAACCTGCGGCTCCAAAATGAAC GCTCCATATCGACGTCACTGTGTCGTTTTGAGGGGCCACCAAAGTTCGCTCCTCCACCTAAACCTGTCATCATAGATAAAACACAGACTGTGGCATCTCTGCGAAA GTTTCTGAGCCCAGAGTTCACCCCTCCCAGACAGAGGACAGATCCTTTTAAATTTACCATTGAGAGGAAGGATATGATTCGCAGGAGGAATGTCCTCAACATCCCAGAATTCTACGTAG ggagCATCCTGGCAGTGACCATGGCCGACCCTAATGCCAGCGGGAAAATTAATCGCTTTGTTGGCATCTGTATCCAAAGAGGTGGAAAGGGGCTGGGAGCCACAATGGTCCTGAGGAACATCATTGATAACCAAG gtgtgGAAATCTGCTACGAGTTGTACAGCCCCCGTATCCAGCAGATTGACGTGCTGAAGCTTGAGAAGAGGCTGGACGACAACCTCATGTATCTGAGAGACGCTTATTCCGACTACAGCACCGTGGACCCGGACATGAAGCCTGTGCCCTTCTCCCCCACTGGAGAGGTGCCTGTCAACAAG ATCAAGGTACGGATGCGCCCAAAGCCGTGGTCCAAACGCTGGGAACGACCCAAGTTCAACATCCAGGGCATTCGCTTCGACCTGGCCCTGACCCCAGAGAAGATGGAGCACGCCCAGAAGTGGGCTCAGCCCTGGTTGGAGTACGACATGCTGAAGGAGTACGACACGTCCCAACTGGAGGAGCAGATCCTCAGTGAGGTCCAGCGGGAGATGGGCAAGTGA